A DNA window from Ranitomeya imitator isolate aRanImi1 chromosome 2, aRanImi1.pri, whole genome shotgun sequence contains the following coding sequences:
- the LOC138663630 gene encoding uncharacterized protein, with product MSSPGAMDPTAGDPGPPTKDHTKGSSESARKSDGSRTGSRPSDPVLFASLGEPLRGDRLVKGGKRIGLQHGLLKRTGKEIPKVPQSSSDNQRRDSSFPVYSHALRPFNSTEDLHQDNARGSRLDNQYQQIQTHSAILPGVLGVPSRLHISKVSPASGKNTTDQTQSPSGDKQSTYIPKTSYVLTRISYFLYTCGKMGSTSYPYTATADFTRR from the exons atgtcatccccaggtgccatggaccccacagctggagatccagggccccccaccaaagatcacaccaaaggatcctcggagtccgctcgtaagagtgacggttccagaacaggatctcggccttctgatccggtactattcgcttcactgg gagagcctttaagaggagaccgtttggtaaaaggaggcaaacggataggtctacaacatggactgctaaagaggacaggcaaagag ataccaaaagtacctcagagtagcagtgacaatcaacggcgagattcatcatttccagtatacagccatgcccttcggcctttcaacagcaccgaggatcttcaccaagataatgctagag gatctaggctggataatcaataccaacaaatccagactcactccgctatcctgccaggcgttcttggggttccatctagactccatatctcaaaagtgtctcctgcctcaggtaaaaatactactgatcaaacacaaagtcctagcggcgataaacaatccacgtatatccctaagacaagctatgtccttactaggatctcttatttcttgtatacctgcggtaaaatgggctcaacatcatacccgtacactgcaacagcagattttacaagaagatag